gttctataatcaatagaagtataacatgcacatagccaatccatactaagggtaacatcaaaatcggtcatctcaagatcaactagatcacatagagtaattTTATGGAAGATCGAAACCAGACAACTTCTATAAACTCATTTAGCCACAATCAACTCACCTACGagagtataaatggagaaaggctctaacaatgtcTCGGGAGTAACATCAAATTTAATACATATAAAgggaaacaaaagacaaatttacaCCAGGATCAAGCAAAGAAAAAACATCTTAGTGAAAAACCcgtaacataccagtaacaacattagGAGTATCCTCCACCTCTTTCCTACCATGAAGAATATAGAACCTATTATGatgttgaccaccctttggttgcagTTAGGCACCTTGAGAGACTTGGCCGTGAGAATGACCATATTTAAACTTGCATTCTTTAGCAAGATAACCTGAATTACCACATCGATAGCATACATTCAAATCGGCTAGGCtttcacccttgtggttcctaccaGACTTCTTGCATGCAGGAGTAGTTTTGCCAATAGGACCACCTCCTTGAGgattagggttgggcaccctatccaTATCAAATCTTATAGTAGTGTCATTAGAATACCCACGGCTAGAGTACCTTTGGAGAAAATGAGAATGTCCACCACTTTAAGACTTAGCATGAGACAATTCACTGCCATTTGTTCTTGGCAtcttggactccctattcttcacTTTTAGATTTTCACTCTCTACTTGCTCCATATATGTCATGAAtctagatatgtccatttcctgAACCAACATAACCATTTTTCACTCTATTGAGACCACATCTGACATACCTAATACGAACTTACTCATACGAGCTCATGGGTCAGCAACCATAATagagcatattttgataattaagTAAACTTGAgttcatactccctcacactcatacgaCCTTGCTTAACGTTAATGAACTCCTGTACTtgggcctccctcaactctaatgggaagaagcgatcaGGAAACACCCCtttaaactcatcccaagtcacgggATTTTCCTTTCTAGGCCTTTCATTCTTCCATGGATCATACCAAATTTGACCAACACCCCTCAATTGATACGTAGCAAACTCCTCCATCTCAACCAGGATTATCCCTATAATCTCAAAAATCTTATGGATgttatcaacaaactcttgtggatcctcattaACTTTCGAACCCAAAATTCTGGAGGATTTGCCCtcatgaaatcatgaactcTTGTTGCTACCATACCAATGTTTAGGTTCACGGGAGCCACCACCTCTTGGTTAACATATCCGTAATAGCTTGAGTAAGTACTTGAAAGGCTACTCGGAACTCGAATTGAAAACTTGATCATTGAAAGgttcatttggagcttgttgcttCTCTTCAACAGTATTCCTTCAAGCGGGACATATTCTAAAAGTTGGAAAGAACAAGAGTTAGAGAGAAAACACTTAACTAAAAAACACTTAACCACTCTAtcacatgacatagatcatgaaagaataGTGACTTTTTCCTAAGACACTCCatatcctcctattcatagatgtgattcacttcacaccaatgaataagactctactttaCGTGgaatgttagactccctaggactcttctaaaacCTTGTGCGCAGATACCAAGTTTGCCACGACCCGAACTAGAGCCAAACCGTGACACGATGATCAGGAtatgagggaccccaaccataatccatcatagcatacataaccTAAAGAAACACACTAAGATATCAGCAGAAGTAATCATCACAATAGAATGGGACTAAGAGAAATCAACTTCATAAACATCCAAACTGGATTACATCATAAGCCAcataaacatgcctctagtctaatccCTTATGGGGGCTTAgtacaagctcctagatcaccctaacaataaaataaaggaCAAAGTTATATCAACATGAACAAAATTTATGTCCTTGAtataatgaggactcaccaactctttgagAATCTAGGTCAATCTCTAGCATTGAATAGGATAGTCGTGAGTGTTGTCTGTCCCtgcattatgagacaatgttggaaaaaatatgcgttagtatgtttgaatctactaagtatgtgaagtatgcatgaacaagtaaaataacgcaatcaatatgtcataagatgtatgaccaatcataataaacATGAGTAAGGTTTAAAAGCATGTGAtgatcattataactttcatcataaaatcataatatcaaATCTAAATCATgaaatcttaacttgaagatcattgaactcataatctattcatgaaaattatctttaacttcataattatAACTTGGAAATAGATTTATGCTTGGGCATTCCTAATGCAtctcaaaatcatgcaattcatctAAAAACATGTACATAATGATAATTCATaatatctaaaaatgaaattgaattagcccaatgcaattcatcaaaactagagttcaaaatcaattcaaattgaataaaaacttttgagaaactttgggactccatggctGCAAGGAGACCATGAATCaattcccatataccttgagtgGATTAActtaagaattgaagaagaaccttaaAGAAATatggaaccctagcttgaatttggagagaaaccttgagagactttgagaTCTCTTGCATTGGGAAATTTTAGAAGAATGTCCTTTGAACTTTGATTTATGAGAGGTTCCTATGACACGTCAATAGGACGACGACTCTTCCTATTGGGTCGTAGAAACTCTCCTGAGGGAAACATCTTTCTTTCCTCAAGGTTTCACTCCATGACTCATTATTATAAGTAGTAGGACTATCTGCGAGTCCTATAGTGGCTCGTAAGGCTGGAGTCAGTAAAAATTTAGAAGATTACTTTTGGGTTCCAACTCTCTGAATTCCGGGGTATTACACTCTGGTACCCAAGTCTCTTTGAATCGACCTCTATAAATACAATGTGATTGAGTAGCATGATGTCAAATAATAGAAACTAGCACCCCATACAAATAGATAATCTCTCAAATGTAGATTTGACTCAACCTCTCTAAATTGTACAAAGTATGAACATGCAGAAAGTGAGAGAACTTGTTCAACCTATCAATGATGactcaaaaatcataaaatatcaaacaatTATATGTCAAGCCTAGTAGGAACACTACAAGAAATAAGACTTATTGTGGCGAGATTTAGTGGCGACCCAACTTGTTGCAACAAAAGCTTCATATTTAGTAGGGACATTTATGGTCATTCCAAAATGTTTAGTTTCAGTGGCGACTTATTTTGTGTCGCTGCTAATAGTTGTCACTAATTCGAAAATTATAAAGTCCcgctaaaataaaatttgggtGCTAAATATTTAGTAGCAAATTTTGAAATGTCGCCTCAAATAAGATTTTGTAGCGACCTAGTCTCCGCTAATGTTAATCcaactaaattaaatttaaaagaaaaataaactaaaaaatctCTTAGCTGCTAAACTAAAGGCCATTCTCATCAGCTCTTGCACAAACCTAAACAAAAAAATGGATATTATATAGATTTGGGAAAAAGGGATCGGAGGAAAGAAAAACAGAGACAACACTGCTAACAGAGGTTCCTCTTTGCTCGATTTATAGGAACAAGTAGTGTCGATCTGTTGGtgaaatatatatgaataaggttcctttttgctgaatattcttcaatttttgactaATAGGGTTCTATAAAGTATGTATTTTATCAGGTATGTGCTCAAATCCGTTTCTAggtttatgtattttaagattttacATGTAATTTCTATAACCCACTTGAATTTTGTAGTAATGGGGTTCTCTAAAGTCGATGGAGAAGGAAGAGAGTTCCTAGTTTGAAAATCACTGTGAGCGTAAGAAGTTCGAAGTTCTAAAGGATTGAACCAGTTCGCCcatttgaagttttgaaaaTTAGTTCGAGGTAAGCTAAAAGCTGAAAGTTCTAAAgatgtttttgtattttgtattctcGATCTTGCGAGGTAAACTAGAAGCTGAAATTCTATATTCtcatttgtattttgtattttgtattctcGATATCCTCTGTGTGGGTGTTTCTATGTCTGTTGATGGAAGTCCTACATTTGGATTGCACATTGGAAAATCTATCTTGAAATCGAGAGTCTCTTCGTTGTTTACATCTTTATCTCTTCATGGATTTGTGGTTTTGACTAGTTAAAGAATTGACACCTTTGTTGGAGAAAGAAGTATTCACAATTTTGTTTAcagagatttattttttatactttgtGCAGTTCTATATAGTTAACTGATCAATCGATTCTctttatttgaagttttattttctGGAGATGTGTAGAGTCGATAAGACTCACTGTAAATAGCCGTAGAATGTATGGAGAATTCTAGTATTTGTCCTTATCTTTTGTGAgctacaaaaagatatgataatacttaaaaattgTAGGAATAACAATAACcgtataattatataatttggaGGCGAGATATGAGATTGACATTATTGTGCAGTAGATTGTTGATAAATTAAGAATTTGGTGCTATTAGAATGTGAAAAAGAGAAGATTATAAATTATCGATTGGTCTATTATGTGAAAAAAGCTTTTTACTAGTAGACAGTCCATCTGCGTTTTTGATTAAAACAACTACGTAAACTGTGAGTGCATCAGAAAAGTGCTACTAATACGAACAAATTCACTACCCGTTGCTTAGAAATGACCATGAGATCATCCAAGTTGAACTTTTTATTACCTGCATTGTACTGCTTCAGTTCTACAGGGTATTTCAAGTTGTTGTGTGACTTTGTTGTTGGATGTTGAAGCTCTGAATTGTACAAGGAGCTGCAGTTCTGTATTAATTGTTGCAGCATCCTCCAGGTTTGTGCTGCAGCTCTGCAGTGTTTCTGTAGTTGGTGATCTTATCCACAACATTTTCTCCTAGGTGGTTTAGTCACAACCTACAGCTTCTAAAGATTTGCAATGTACCTGCACAGTAGTAGATAATAGAGAACAATGGATCCTAGGTAGCTAAGCAtatatgagaggactcctctcgatacaacgTATCTAGGAAAACCAtaaaataagggagactctcccctttgcAATATAATCCTAAATAAGGATTCCTCAAAGAGGATATAACTTCAAGGAAATACATatcctcaaaaaagaaaaaaagaagagagaacacaaaaaaagaaagaaaaaaaagaaaattagaagAAGAGCTCATGGTGCTTCCTCTTGAGATAGTTTGCAGCTCATTTAAGGGGGTTCCATGATCCTCTTCAGCTTTTTCCTTCTGAAATTTGACATTCCAGTTTGTCTAGTATGTAGTACCCCCTTGTCTCCTTAGgaagttgctgaaaattgtagGCTTGATACAACCTGTCAACTATATGGTTGTGCTTGGAAAGAGTGTCTGTAGCACAGCACAGTAAGTGCCATTGTATATGAGGATCAATAGCACAACTGAATATTTACTTGTAGTTTGCAAGATAATCACTGCAAACACAGTAAGTTGTGCTAGTCACAATCATATGTGATCTACGTTCCCTTTTTATTATTAGCATTTGATTGTGAGAATTTCCAACTTCTAGTCACAACCTCATTATTGATATTTTCCTATAAATTTATTTCTCAGTACTTCTCTGTCCAATATTTATCATTATgaataattgaattaattaacttattgatttttttattgaaataggAATGAATAAAAGTTGGTTGAATATTAGGAATAGAGTTGACCAAAAATATAGAGACGGAGTAGAAGGTTTTCTTAATTGGGCATTCAGTCAACCCAAGGTGAACACTATGATTCGATGTCCTTGTAAAGGATGTATGAACACTGTGTTTAAGCTAAGAATTGATATAAGAGTAGACTTATTAAAGAAGGGATTCTGGGATTCTTATAAGGTGTGGGACTTGCATGGAGAAGTGTTGGTTAGAGTTGAAAATTCTAATGCCGCACTTAATGATGAAGTAGATGTTGATAGCGCTGAAGAGGATGACATTACTCAAATGATCCATGATGCTTATGGATATATGAATCTGGATAATAATGCTACTTATTCGGAGGGAAATGAAGAGCCAAATATATATGCTACAAAGTTCTACAAATTGTTAGAAGATGGTAAGACAGAACTTTATCCTGGTTGCACAAAAGTCTCAAAGTTGTCTTTTGTTGTTAAATTACTTCACTTGAAGTCACTTAACCATTGGAGCAACAAATCGATGGATGAGTTATTAAGGTTGTTTAAAGAAGTTCTTCCCGAGGGGTCATTTGTACCTAGTTCTTTCTATGAAGCAAAGAAAGTTCTTCATGACCTAGGCTTGGGATATACCAAAATAGATGCATGCCAGAAtgattgtattttatattggagCGATTATGTCAATGCTCAATCATGTCCTAAGTGTGGCAAGTCTAGATGGAAGTCAGTAAAACCCAAAGGCAAGAAAGTAGCTCATAAAGTGTTGCGATATTTTCCAATCAAACCAAGGCTTCAAAGATTATACATGGAAAAAGAGACATCAAAGAAGATGAGGTGGCACAAGGAGGAGAATATTGATGACGATGTCATGTGTCATCCATCTGACTCAATAGAATGGAAATTTTTCAATGAGCATCATCCTACTTTTTTAGCTGAGTTAAGAAATGTGCGATTAGGTTTAGCAAGTGATGGGTTTCAACCATTTGGAAATATGAGTTCCAATCATAGTATATGGCCTGTCGTTCTAGTTACATATAATTTGCCACCATGGGATTGCATGAAAGATCCATATTTCATGATGACACTTCTTATTCCAGGACCTAAGTCTCCAGGGAatgatattgatgtatatttacAACCAATGATtgatgagttgaaggaattatGGGATGGGGTGGAGACTTATGATGCACACTCAAAATCTAATTTTCTTATGCGTGTGGCTCTGCTCTTGACGATTAATGACTTTCCAGCATATGGAAACCTTTCAGGATGGTCAACTAAAGGCAAGCTTGCATGTCCCTGTTTACATAAAGACACACAATCAATTTCCTTACGCAACAAattatgttatatggggcatcGTTGCTTCCTTCCCATGAACCATCCATGGCGTAAAAATAGGATGTTATTTGATGGGAAAGTGGAAATGGGGATCGCACCTAGCCCTTTAACAGGTGATGAACCACTTATGCAATTATATGAGTTAGGCaatgtgagttttggtaaaGTGCAAAAGCGAAAGCGTAATGTTTCTAACAATGCTTATAATTGGAAGAagaaaagtatattttttcaattaccTTATTGGAAGAGTCTTAAGTTAAGACATAACCTTGATGTGATGCACATAGAAAGAAATGTATCcgacaatattttatcaactgTGATGAGTATGGTTGGTAAGACAAAGGATACATTGAAAAGTAAATATGATTTGGTGGACCTTGGTATTAGGCAAGAGTTGCATCTAATTGAGGACGGGGATAATATTTTGTTGACGGCAGCTTGCTATGCATTGTCCCTTCAAGAGAAGTTGAAGTTATGCAATTCCATACCAATCGGCTTTCATTTCCACTTGAAAATGGGTAGCCTCTGAGTCGAACCTCCCGACCTCTAGTTCTCATACTTTACCTGTTATTAGTTCAAGCACCTAGATATAAACTTTGAAATATACCGCTTCATATCACACCACCAATGGTGAtacctcaagtcatgatacatcttcacTGCACCGAGATAAATAGAATTTGTACAACAATAAAAATTCTACAAAATCTATTGAATCAAATCTCCAACTCTAGAAATACAAATACGACTCTCTTTCATCAAGACATCCTCTGGATCAAACACACGCACACACTTTAGCAAAAATATAATGCAAAAAGAAGTTACTCGAAGGATAATTTTGTATaacttatttcttcattttatgtGACACCATTTAATTAATCATAAAATTCAAGATATACTAATTATAAAAGAGACAAATATACTTATAAGTCCTAATGTATTTGTAACGCTCCAACAGAGTACCCTAGGTATGGTCGATAGTTAGAGACTATTGCTAGTTCCCAAGCAAACTACTTGGCCTGTTCACACACTATTTAATCAACTCTCTATTAGCAGAAGACATAACTCATaaagatgatcaaataaatacTTATGAAATAAGTACAAAGGCCAACAATCtgtctaatccaatcaacaagactagtatgaatAAGACAAGACAAAAGACAATCGAAAATTAACAAGTCAATAATCTattctatgaagcctttatcaactATATGAGTAGGGTTAAAatcaatcgataagaggtatgtaaagcctatctcttctttcttttggcatgtcttaaagTTAAGTAAGGAATGATATGaccttgagggtaaatctacccATAAATGCCAAGTGTAATTCCCAGTtcttatttactccttgatgaaagcattcttacagtaattgaactagggcctTCAAGACTTCTATATTagggaaagtagtaagtatgtgagtCTATCTACCTTTCTCTTACCATGTCT
This Solanum dulcamara chromosome 8, daSolDulc1.2, whole genome shotgun sequence DNA region includes the following protein-coding sequences:
- the LOC129899907 gene encoding uncharacterized protein LOC129899907; this encodes MNKSWLNIRNRVDQKYRDGVEGFLNWAFSQPKVNTMIRCPCKGCMNTVFKLRIDIRVDLLKKGFWDSYKVWDLHGEVLVRVENSNAALNDEVDVDSAEEDDITQMIHDAYGYMNLDNNATYSEGNEEPNIYATKFYKLLEDGKTELYPGCTKVSKLSFVVKLLHLKSLNHWSNKSMDELLRLFKEVLPEGSFVPSSFYEAKKVLHDLGLGYTKIDACQNDCILYWSDYVNAQSCPKCGKSRWKSVKPKGKKVAHKVLRYFPIKPRLQRLYMEKETSKKMRWHKEENIDDDVMCHPSDSIEWKFFNEHHPTFLAELRNVRLGLASDGFQPFGNMSSNHSIWPVVLVTYNLPPWDCMKDPYFMMTLLIPGPKSPGNDIDVYLQPMIDELKELWDGVETYDAHSKSNFLMRVALLLTINDFPAYGNLSGWSTKGKLACPCLHKDTQSISLRNKLCYMGHRCFLPMNHPWRKNRMLFDGKVEMGIAPSPLTGDEPLMQLYELGNVSFGKVQKRKRNVSNNAYNWKKKSIFFQLPYWKSLKLRHNLDVMHIERNVSDNILSTVMSMVGKTKDTLKSKYDLVDLGIRQELHLIEDGDNILLTAACYALSLQEKLKLCNSIPIGFHFHLKMGSL